GAAGCGACGAGAAATCCCTGTCCCGAGCACAGCGGGGGATCTTTCAGACTTCTCACATGCGTTCGAAGTGACGGGGGAGCGTTCGAAGTAACGGGGGAACGTTCGAAGTGACAGGGGAGAGGTCGAAGTGACACAATCGATAGGATTAAAGGTCTCATGGGGAGATTCCCCGCCATGACACTCCTCGCAATGGCAAAACCTGAAGGTCTCGACAAGAAAGGGAAAACAATGAAAGTGTGCCGTACGATCGGTGCCGTCCTCGCCATACTGCTGCTCTCCGTCGGTGTCTCCGCGTGGGGCAAGGTTTATATAGACATTGACTCCCCGGCTTTTCAGAAATTTCCCATCGCCGTTCAGGATTTCACCGTGCTTGACGGCCGGGAGGATCCCGGTGAAAACGCCCTCTGGTTTGCCGACCACATGGGAAACGCCTTGGGTTTGACAGGATACTTCAGGGTGATCAACCGGGCGGCCTTTCTTGAAGATCGCGCCACGGCGGGAATCACGGCGCCGGAAATACGGTTCGGGGACTGGCTTTCAATCGGTGCCGACTTTCTCGTGAAAGGCGGATTTGAATTTGATGGCCGCCGGCTTTCAGCGGAATTCAGACTTTTTGACGTGGTGAGGGGGAGCCTGATCACCGGGAAGAAGTACTGGGGAGGTCTGGAAGACCGCACGGCAATGGTCATGAAGTTCGCCGACGAGGTGATTCTTGCACTGACGGGCCTTCGTGGCGTCTTCGGCACGAAGATCGCCTTCGTGGCGAAACAGGGGGATATTTCAGAACTGTATACTGTGAACTTCGATGGTTCCGGTCTTGAGAAAAGAACCGACTATCAGGCGCTTACCCTGCTTCCGCGGTGGTCGCCCGATGGCGGAAAGCTCTCGTTCGTCTCCTACATAGGGAATAATTCCGACTCATATCTTTTGAACCTGGCAACAAAGCAGCGAACGGTTCTGACGAACTTTCCCGGGTTGAACATGCCTTCAGACTGGTCCAATGACGGGAAGAGAATACTTACGGTTCTGAGCAAGGACGGTCACAACAACGTTTATGAGCTTGACCTGACGACGAAGGCGGTGCGGCAGCTTACCCATGGACCCGCCATAGACGTTTCTCCCTCGTGGTCCCCGGACGAGTCAGAAATTGTGTTTGTCTCCAACAGGTCCGGAGCCCCCCAGTTGTTCGTCATGGATGCCGACGGCAAGAACGTGCGCCGCATAACCTTCGACGGTTCCTACAACACATCCCCCCAGTGGTCTCCGGCAGGCGACACCATCGTTTACGTCGGTGCCGCCGACGGGCTGTTTCAGCTCTTCACCATAAGTGCCCGCGGCGGAACTCCCACGCAGCTCACTTACGGGTCGGAGGAAAGCCTGGGACCCTCCTGGTCTCCCGACGGCCGGTATATCGTCTTTACCAGGCGGCAGGGAGGCACTGAAAGTATTTGCATTATCAATTCGAATGGATTAAACTTTCGTTTTATCGGCAGCGTGGGAGGGGGTGTTTCGGCAAAGAACCCGTCCTGGTCTCCCTTCCTGGATATGTATTGATATGATCGAAGACCGGACATGAGCTAAAACGTGGTCAGATTCGCGATTCACTTCAGGGTTGCGAATCTTTCAATAATGAAATCAACAGTATCAGAGGAGGCGTGGGATGAAGCGGGACTGGCGGAGATGGTACACTGTAGCGTTTGTTCTTTTTTTTCTGGTTTTCGCCTTGAGCGGCTGTGCGAAATACAAGGAAAGCGTGGTCAAGGAGACGGCTGTTCCGGCGGAGGAAACGGTTGCACCGACTGAGAAGCCTGTGCTTTCAGAGGAAGAGAAGGCGAAGCTGCTTCGGGAAGCGTTAATTGCCGAGGCGGAAGACTTCAAGACAAAAAACATTTATTTTGATTTCGACAAGTATTCACTGAAACCGGAGGCGAGGGCCATTCTTGACAACCTGGGAGCATGGCTTTTGAAGAACGGGAATTTTCATGTCGTCATCGAGGGGCATTGTGATGAACGGGGGACTGCGGAATACAACCTTGCCCTGGGCGAGCGTCGAGCCAATGCGGCAAAAACCTACCTCGCAAACCTCGGTGTAGATGGAAAAAGAATGAAGACTATCAGTTATGGTGAAGAGCGGCCGCTCGACCCG
This genomic interval from Syntrophales bacterium contains the following:
- the tolB gene encoding Tol-Pal system beta propeller repeat protein TolB — encoded protein: MTLLAMAKPEGLDKKGKTMKVCRTIGAVLAILLLSVGVSAWGKVYIDIDSPAFQKFPIAVQDFTVLDGREDPGENALWFADHMGNALGLTGYFRVINRAAFLEDRATAGITAPEIRFGDWLSIGADFLVKGGFEFDGRRLSAEFRLFDVVRGSLITGKKYWGGLEDRTAMVMKFADEVILALTGLRGVFGTKIAFVAKQGDISELYTVNFDGSGLEKRTDYQALTLLPRWSPDGGKLSFVSYIGNNSDSYLLNLATKQRTVLTNFPGLNMPSDWSNDGKRILTVLSKDGHNNVYELDLTTKAVRQLTHGPAIDVSPSWSPDESEIVFVSNRSGAPQLFVMDADGKNVRRITFDGSYNTSPQWSPAGDTIVYVGAADGLFQLFTISARGGTPTQLTYGSEESLGPSWSPDGRYIVFTRRQGGTESICIINSNGLNFRFIGSVGGGVSAKNPSWSPFLDMY
- the pal gene encoding peptidoglycan-associated lipoprotein Pal — its product is MKRDWRRWYTVAFVLFFLVFALSGCAKYKESVVKETAVPAEETVAPTEKPVLSEEEKAKLLREALIAEAEDFKTKNIYFDFDKYSLKPEARAILDNLGAWLLKNGNFHVVIEGHCDERGTAEYNLALGERRANAAKTYLANLGVDGKRMKTISYGEERPLDPRSNEEAWAKNRRGRFNVSPAGW